Genomic window (Candidatus Bathyarchaeota archaeon):
AGCTGGTACTCTTCAGGAACCTTAACATCGTTCATTTTGAATCCACCAGTGCTGATGGCCATTCTTCCATAATTCTCGAACCGCTTGGATACTTCAATCCCCTCCATGCCAAGTGGGAGGTAGGTAGCAGTCATGCCCTTATGCCCCTTAGATCGGTCACTGAACCCAGTTACGAAATATCCTCCTCCTATTTTCTGACACTCGTGAGTGCCACTTATATACGTCTTCTCCCCGTTGAGAGTCCAGTGGCCGTCACCTTTCTCGAAGGTTGTGTGGAAGCCTGAGACATCTGATCCACCACCTGGCTCAGTGACCCCAATACCGATGAAGGCCTCACCCCGGGCAGCCCTTCTAAGGCAGATATCCCGGACAACATCCTGACAGTACTTATCCACGACGAACCCCCAGCTGGCTTGAACGAGGAAAAATACGGGCAGTGAGACGGAGATATCTGCATAGCCTAGCTCTTCCGCCGCAATTGTAGCTGTCACCCAGTCCGCCCCGACTCCTCCGTGGTCCTCAGGGAGGGTCATGCAGAGAAGACCTAGGTCCCCTAGCCCGCGGATGAGGTCCTTACCAAGCGTGTGGTTTGTATCGTTCTGCCTCACCCTTTCCATGGGGAGGTTCTTTGCCAGCCATCCTCGGATGG
Coding sequences:
- a CDS encoding acyl-CoA dehydrogenase family protein, which codes for MINFAFTEEQDLFREAIRGWLAKNLPMERVRQNDTNHTLGKDLIRGLGDLGLLCMTLPEDHGGVGADWVTATIAAEELGYADISVSLPVFFLVQASWGFVVDKYCQDVVRDICLRRAARGEAFIGIGVTEPGGGSDVSGFHTTFEKGDGHWTLNGEKTYISGTHECQKIGGGYFVTGFSDRSKGHKGMTATYLPLGMEGIEVSKRFENYGRMAISTGGFKMNDVKVPEEYQLGETGQGFYLTMEGFDAARVLVSASCIGAAERAMEIGMEYIKERNVFGQPIAKYQGIQFDLADMVAHHEAIKMLIYRTAWMMDQKYQHGTFTPLEVSKYLSMCKYLAPHHALDTFRRVMLWMGAYGYTKECPLEMGIRGVMSYCIGAEGAANIQKIVIARETLGREWTKR